Proteins from one Deinococcus apachensis DSM 19763 genomic window:
- a CDS encoding ROK family transcriptional regulator, producing the protein MPYAELPNDTLDLAAIRARHTLLLLGRLWRGDRARVDLARELGLSRSAISSIVAELMDAGLVQEAGPRVGVSGAEGGGQVGRRATLLALNTRAVFLLAVDLGASHARVDLLDLRCATLASRTVAHDILLGPAATYALLVELTCAVLTEAGVGRERVAAVGAGVPGPVDHATGCVVQPPNMPGWDGENVAAGLEAALGLPTRVDNDANLGALAETRFGAHRGAADLIYVKAATGIGAGVLLGGRLHRGVRGGAGEIGHISINEQGPVGRSGNPGSLESYAAGQVLVKTAAERRAAGALTTLPDPLTLADLIDRANTDPLARAVWAEAGHHLGVAISTALNLFNPSAVVIGGRLAGAGEVFLHAVRESALGRTMRINADRARIDLSTLEGDAGVLGAGAMLLDHLFTPGGLRHLYRVAAVGRGPPQAPAALPTVPTATLFSPGGTP; encoded by the coding sequence TTGCCGTACGCCGAGCTTCCCAACGACACGCTCGACTTGGCCGCCATTCGAGCCCGTCATACTCTGTTGCTGCTGGGCCGACTGTGGCGGGGTGACCGGGCACGGGTGGACCTCGCACGGGAACTAGGCTTGTCGCGCAGCGCGATCAGCTCCATCGTGGCCGAGCTGATGGACGCCGGGCTCGTGCAGGAGGCCGGGCCGCGTGTGGGAGTTTCGGGCGCCGAGGGAGGCGGACAGGTGGGCCGCCGCGCGACGCTGCTGGCTCTCAATACCCGGGCCGTCTTCCTGCTCGCCGTGGATCTGGGGGCCAGCCACGCGCGGGTGGACCTGCTCGACCTGCGCTGCGCGACACTGGCCTCCCGGACTGTTGCGCACGACATCCTGCTCGGCCCCGCGGCGACCTACGCCCTGCTGGTGGAGCTGACCTGCGCGGTGTTGACCGAGGCGGGCGTGGGGCGTGAGCGGGTCGCGGCGGTCGGCGCGGGTGTGCCCGGCCCGGTGGACCACGCGACCGGGTGCGTCGTTCAGCCCCCCAACATGCCCGGCTGGGACGGCGAGAACGTGGCGGCGGGGCTGGAGGCGGCGCTGGGGCTGCCCACCCGGGTGGACAACGACGCCAACCTGGGCGCGCTGGCCGAGACGCGCTTCGGGGCGCATCGGGGCGCCGCCGATCTGATCTATGTGAAGGCCGCGACCGGCATCGGTGCGGGCGTGCTGCTGGGCGGGCGGCTGCACCGGGGCGTCCGGGGCGGGGCGGGCGAGATCGGGCACATCAGCATCAACGAGCAGGGGCCGGTGGGCCGCAGCGGCAACCCCGGCAGCCTGGAGAGCTACGCGGCGGGGCAGGTGCTGGTGAAGACCGCCGCCGAGCGCCGCGCCGCCGGGGCGCTCACCACGCTGCCCGACCCCCTCACCCTGGCCGATCTGATCGACCGGGCGAACACCGATCCCCTGGCCCGCGCGGTCTGGGCCGAGGCCGGGCATCACCTCGGCGTGGCGATCAGCACCGCCCTGAACCTCTTCAATCCCAGCGCGGTCGTGATCGGTGGGCGGCTGGCGGGGGCGGGCGAGGTGTTCCTGCACGCCGTGCGCGAGAGCGCCCTGGGCCGCACCATGCGGATCAACGCCGACCGGGCCCGCATCGACCTCAGCACGCTGGAGGGGGACGCCGGGGTCCTCGGCGCGGGCGCGATGCTCCTCGACCACCTCTTCACGCCGGGCGGCCTGCGCCACCTGTACCGGGTCGCGGCGGTGGGCCGGGGGCCGCCCCAGGCTCCGGCCGCGTTGCCGACCGTCCCCACCGCCACGCTGTTCTCCCCAGGAGGAACCCCATGA
- a CDS encoding GreA/GreB family elongation factor, with the protein MVQATRQVRLTREGFERLQRTLAQENARLAEATRILQEQMETSADNEDTGLEDAKREKLNIEARIEELEDTLARATIIEDHENDGRVELGAVVTLANEATKKDMRVQVVSAPEAAVLGGSLPRISEESPVGKQLMGRKLGETFVVNLENGRQVKYRVKTIEY; encoded by the coding sequence GTGGTACAAGCGACGAGACAGGTCAGACTCACGAGGGAGGGCTTCGAGCGCCTCCAGCGCACCCTGGCGCAGGAGAACGCCCGCCTGGCGGAGGCGACCCGCATCCTGCAAGAGCAGATGGAGACGAGCGCCGACAACGAGGACACCGGCCTGGAGGACGCCAAGCGCGAGAAGCTGAACATCGAGGCCCGCATCGAGGAGCTGGAGGACACCCTCGCCCGCGCCACGATCATCGAGGACCACGAGAATGACGGCCGGGTGGAACTGGGCGCGGTGGTCACCCTCGCCAACGAGGCCACCAAAAAGGACATGCGCGTGCAGGTCGTCAGCGCCCCCGAGGCGGCGGTCCTCGGCGGCAGCCTGCCGCGCATCAGCGAGGAAAGCCCGGTGGGGAAGCAACTGATGGGCCGCAAGCTGGGCGAGACCTTCGTGGTGAACCTGGAAAACGGCAGGCAGGTCAAGTACCGGGTCAAGACCATCGAGTATTAG
- a CDS encoding ABC transporter substrate-binding protein — protein sequence MKKALLIAAALAVTGTAAAAGKLEIFSWWSGDEGPALDALVKLYKQKYPTVDLVNATVAGGAGTNAKAVLKTRMLGGDPPDSFQVHAGQELIGTWVVANRMEDLTSLYKSEGWMSKFPKDLIPLLSSKGGIWSVPVNVHRSNVMWYIPANLKKWGVTPPTSIDGLLKTCATLKAKGLAAPISVGDSSFPQPHMWESIALGTLGTQGWADLWSGKLKFTDPRAVKVWTNFGKVMDCTNKDSSGLTWQQATDRVVKGQSAFNIMGDWAAGYMATTLKLKPGTGFGWAPAPGTAGTFLFLSDSFGLPKGAKDRTQAVNWLKLLGSKQGQDTFNPLKGSIAARTDSDVSKYNVYSQSAAKDWRNNRIAGSLIHGVVANETFTSGFGGIVAQFVQNKDANAAAQATQALATQAGIGK from the coding sequence ATGAAGAAAGCTCTGCTCATTGCCGCCGCCCTCGCAGTCACGGGCACCGCCGCCGCCGCCGGGAAGCTCGAAATCTTCTCCTGGTGGTCCGGTGACGAGGGTCCCGCCCTCGACGCCCTGGTCAAGCTCTACAAGCAGAAGTACCCCACCGTTGACCTGGTGAACGCCACGGTCGCGGGCGGTGCGGGCACGAACGCCAAGGCTGTGCTCAAGACACGCATGCTCGGCGGCGATCCGCCGGACTCCTTCCAGGTTCACGCGGGGCAGGAACTCATCGGCACCTGGGTGGTCGCCAACCGCATGGAGGACCTGACCAGCCTCTACAAGTCCGAGGGCTGGATGTCGAAGTTCCCCAAGGACCTGATCCCGCTGCTGTCGAGCAAGGGCGGCATCTGGAGCGTGCCCGTCAACGTCCACCGCTCCAACGTGATGTGGTACATCCCCGCCAACCTCAAGAAGTGGGGCGTCACGCCGCCCACCAGCATCGACGGGCTGCTCAAGACCTGCGCCACCCTGAAGGCCAAGGGGCTGGCCGCGCCGATCTCGGTGGGGGACAGCAGCTTCCCACAGCCGCACATGTGGGAATCCATCGCGCTGGGCACGCTGGGCACCCAGGGCTGGGCCGACCTGTGGAGCGGCAAGCTGAAATTTACCGACCCCCGCGCGGTGAAGGTCTGGACCAACTTCGGCAAGGTCATGGACTGCACGAACAAGGACTCCTCGGGCCTGACCTGGCAGCAGGCGACCGACCGCGTGGTGAAGGGCCAGTCGGCCTTCAACATCATGGGCGACTGGGCCGCTGGGTACATGGCGACCACCCTCAAGCTCAAGCCCGGCACCGGCTTCGGCTGGGCGCCCGCGCCCGGCACGGCGGGGACCTTCCTGTTCCTCTCGGACAGCTTCGGCCTGCCCAAGGGCGCCAAGGACCGCACCCAGGCCGTCAACTGGCTCAAGCTGCTGGGCAGCAAGCAGGGTCAGGACACCTTCAACCCGCTCAAGGGTTCCATCGCCGCGCGCACCGACTCGGATGTGAGCAAGTACAACGTGTACTCGCAGTCGGCGGCCAAGGACTGGCGCAACAACCGCATCGCGGGCAGCCTGATCCACGGCGTCGTCGCCAACGAGACCTTCACCAGCGGCTTCGGCGGCATCGTCGCGCAGTTCGTGCAGAACAAGGACGCGAACGCTGCGGCGCAGGCTACCCAGGCGCTCGCCACCCAGGCGGGCATCGGCAAGTAA
- the lysS gene encoding lysine--tRNA ligase, giving the protein MSDSVPTQDARRAGLHEQTVSRLNNQDALREAGFEPYPYSYPQTHHTRDVLAAHPGVEPGQEWPEEMYALAGRITNFRHQGGSAFADLQDEQGRLQLHFSKQDTEQFAATKKIDLGDIIGVTGFPFVTRTGQLTLRVRSWQPLVKSLHPLPSKFHGLQDEELRARRRYLDLIVNPEQREVYRTRARAIRYIRNFLDDRGFMEVEGPTLQVVPGGTEAKPFKTFHNALGHEFSLRISLELYLKRLLVGGFERVYEIGRNYRNEGIDRTHNPEFTMLEAYFAYGDYGNMMRLVEELLHGLVTQIKGGPRLTYQGKEVDFSLPFRRLDFVTTLKDAAGLDFDPTDLARLRAWTDERHPELRKVPDYKLLDKLFGEYVEHTLVNPTFVTDVPLAISPLVKAHRSRPGFSERADLFVAGFELAPIYSELNDALDQRGRFEAQTERRDAGDDEAHEQDEDFLLALEYGMPPAAGMGMGMDRLAMLLTDSDSIRDVLLFPLLRPEGQPGGVEVASEADTLG; this is encoded by the coding sequence ATGTCCGACTCCGTCCCCACCCAGGATGCCCGCCGCGCGGGTCTGCACGAGCAGACTGTCAGCCGCCTGAACAACCAGGACGCCCTGCGCGAAGCGGGCTTCGAGCCCTACCCCTACAGCTACCCCCAGACCCACCACACCCGCGACGTGCTCGCCGCCCACCCTGGGGTGGAGCCCGGTCAGGAGTGGCCGGAGGAGATGTATGCCCTGGCGGGACGCATCACGAACTTCCGCCATCAGGGCGGGTCCGCCTTCGCCGACCTCCAAGACGAGCAGGGACGGCTGCAACTGCACTTCTCCAAGCAGGACACCGAGCAGTTTGCTGCCACGAAGAAGATCGACCTCGGGGACATCATCGGCGTGACGGGTTTCCCCTTCGTCACGCGGACGGGGCAGCTCACCCTGCGAGTCAGGTCATGGCAGCCCCTGGTCAAGAGCCTGCACCCCCTCCCCAGCAAGTTTCACGGTCTTCAGGATGAGGAACTGCGCGCCCGGCGCCGGTATCTGGATCTGATTGTGAACCCGGAGCAACGGGAGGTGTACCGCACTCGCGCCCGCGCCATTCGTTACATCCGCAACTTCCTCGACGACCGCGGCTTTATGGAGGTGGAGGGTCCCACCCTTCAGGTCGTGCCGGGCGGCACGGAAGCCAAGCCCTTCAAGACCTTTCACAACGCCTTGGGGCACGAGTTCAGCCTGCGAATCAGCCTGGAGCTGTACCTCAAGCGGCTCCTGGTTGGCGGCTTCGAGCGCGTGTACGAGATCGGGCGCAACTACCGCAACGAGGGCATCGACCGCACCCACAACCCCGAATTCACCATGCTGGAGGCGTACTTTGCCTACGGCGACTATGGGAACATGATGCGGCTGGTCGAGGAGCTGCTGCACGGCCTCGTCACGCAGATCAAGGGCGGGCCGCGTCTGACTTACCAGGGCAAGGAGGTGGATTTCAGCCTGCCCTTCCGGCGGCTGGACTTCGTGACGACGCTGAAGGACGCCGCCGGACTGGATTTCGACCCCACTGACCTTGCCCGGCTGCGGGCCTGGACCGACGAACGCCACCCGGAACTGCGGAAGGTGCCCGACTACAAGCTGCTCGACAAGCTCTTCGGCGAGTACGTCGAGCACACGCTGGTCAACCCAACCTTCGTGACCGACGTGCCGCTGGCGATCAGCCCGCTGGTGAAGGCGCACCGCTCCCGCCCCGGGTTCAGCGAGCGCGCCGACCTGTTCGTGGCGGGGTTTGAACTGGCGCCCATCTACAGCGAGCTGAACGATGCCTTGGACCAGCGGGGCCGGTTCGAGGCGCAGACCGAACGCCGTGATGCCGGTGACGACGAGGCCCACGAGCAGGACGAGGACTTCCTGCTGGCCCTGGAGTACGGCATGCCGCCCGCCGCCGGAATGGGTATGGGCATGGATCGCCTCGCCATGTTGCTCACGGACAGCGATTCCATCCGCGACGTGCTGCTGTTTCCCCTGCTGCGGCCGGAAGGTCAGCCGGGCGGAGTTGAGGTGGCTTCAGAAGCCGACACCTTGGGCTAA